The DNA sequence CGCCATCACCCCGCCACCGCAGCCGCTCGTCGTGGGCGTGCTCGCCCCGACGACCGGCCCGTCGGCCGTCGCGGGCGGCGACGCGGTGCGCGGCGCGCAGCTGGCCGTCGAGGTCGTCAACCAGGCCTTCCCCGCGCTGGCGGTGCCGCTGGCGGCGGGCACGGGGCTGCCCCGGCTCGGCGGGGCGACGCTGGTCCTGGCCACCGGCGACACCGCCGGGCGCCCCGAGACCGCGTCGGCGCAGGTGTCGACGCTGGTCACCGAGCGCCACGCGATCGGGCTGGTCACGGCCGACACGGCCGAGTCCACGGCGGCGGCGGGCACCCAGGTCCAGCGGCTGCGGGTGCCGCTGCTGGACGCGCGAACCACCGCCGACTACCTCACCGAGCTCGGCGTCGACTGGTACTTCCGCACCGGCCCGAGCGACAGCCAGCTCGCCGACAGCGCGTTCGCGCTGCTGGGGCGCCAGCCGGGCCGCACCCCGGACGCCGGGCACCGGGTGGTGCTGGTGACCGAGGCCGGGGCCGAGGGTGCCGCGGCCGCGGTGCGGCTGCGCGAGCTCGCGCTGCGCGCGGGCACCACGGTGTCCGCGCAGGTCGAGCTGGCGCCGTCGGACAAGTCCGACGCGCTGGAACCCGCCGGGACGGCGGATCCGGCACCCGACGCGGTCTTCGCCTGGGCGCAGACCACCGCCGGGGCCGCCGCCATCATCGCCGCCGCCGACCGCACCGGCATCCCGCTGTACGGCCTGGGCACCGGCTTCCGGCAGCTGGACACCCCACTGGCCGAGGGATCGGCGCTGCTGCGGGCCACCCCATGGTCGCAGGAGTACGCCGGGCGCAACCCGGTGGCCCGCGACGTGGCCCGGCTCTACCAGCAGCGCTTCGGCCGGCCGATGTCCGCCGCCGCCGCCGACGCCTTCACCGCGATGATCACCCTGGCCGAGGCCGTCGACAACGCGGGTTCCCGCGACCCGGCCGCGATCCGGACCGCGCTGCGGCAGACCACCCTGCCCGCCACCCAGATGATCATGCCGTGGGACGGGGTCCGGTTCGGACCCGACGGCCAGAACACGCTGGCCGCGGCCGTCGTCGAGCAGTGGCAGTACCGCGGTTTCCGCCTGGTCTACCCGATCGAATTGGCCACCGTCACCGCCCGCTGGGCGCACCGGGAAGCCCGGTGACCACCGGCGCGCTGCT is a window from the Catellatospora sp. TT07R-123 genome containing:
- a CDS encoding ABC transporter substrate-binding protein, producing MIRLRPAWCLMWGLASVAASASGCTAITPPPQPLVVGVLAPTTGPSAVAGGDAVRGAQLAVEVVNQAFPALAVPLAAGTGLPRLGGATLVLATGDTAGRPETASAQVSTLVTERHAIGLVTADTAESTAAAGTQVQRLRVPLLDARTTADYLTELGVDWYFRTGPSDSQLADSAFALLGRQPGRTPDAGHRVVLVTEAGAEGAAAAVRLRELALRAGTTVSAQVELAPSDKSDALEPAGTADPAPDAVFAWAQTTAGAAAIIAAADRTGIPLYGLGTGFRQLDTPLAEGSALLRATPWSQEYAGRNPVARDVARLYQQRFGRPMSAAAADAFTAMITLAEAVDNAGSRDPAAIRTALRQTTLPATQMIMPWDGVRFGPDGQNTLAAAVVEQWQYRGFRLVYPIELATVTARWAHREAR